From the Selenomonadales bacterium genome, one window contains:
- a CDS encoding DUF4314 domain-containing protein, whose product MNSFPAKETVLQLRKTYPRGTRVELVRMNDPYSTLKPRDQGTVDFIDDTGTIFCSWDSGSTLGIVYGEDVVKRL is encoded by the coding sequence GTGAATAGCTTCCCCGCCAAGGAGACTGTGCTACAACTGCGTAAGACATATCCCCGCGGAACTCGCGTGGAACTGGTCAGAATGAACGACCCGTACTCCACGCTGAAGCCCCGTGACCAGGGGACCGTGGACTTCATCGACGACACCGGAACCATTTTCTGCAGCTGGGACAGCGGCTCCACCCTCGGCATCGTCTACGGTGAGGACGTCGTTAAGAGGCTATAG
- a CDS encoding virulence protein yields MELRYNVTGARRKEMVSAISDLVGEPISYKGAPTFAYEVGRFSIDKEGTLSYPIELDSDLAQKVMTGLSERGFDFEESDAQNRLAIEMPLDGFTEESISNLKKLIASKANLIKKALNADSLVIERTENTLVFPWVKLPAESDEVLAYSRFIGALCAAAKEQKRVTAKEKEVDNEKFAFRVFLIRLGFVGDEYKVARRVLLKNLSGNSAFKSGAPKAEVTPGE; encoded by the coding sequence ATGGAACTAAGATACAACGTAACAGGTGCAAGGCGAAAAGAGATGGTGTCTGCCATTAGCGATCTGGTGGGTGAACCCATTAGCTACAAAGGTGCACCCACATTCGCCTACGAGGTCGGGCGGTTTTCTATCGACAAAGAAGGCACCCTCAGCTACCCGATCGAACTGGACAGTGATCTCGCCCAGAAGGTCATGACTGGACTTTCGGAAAGAGGCTTTGACTTTGAGGAGTCTGACGCTCAGAACCGGCTGGCCATCGAGATGCCGCTGGACGGATTCACCGAGGAAAGCATCTCCAACCTTAAAAAACTTATCGCCAGCAAGGCCAACCTCATCAAGAAGGCCCTTAATGCCGATTCACTAGTCATCGAACGGACCGAAAACACCCTGGTATTCCCCTGGGTCAAGCTCCCGGCGGAGAGCGATGAAGTCTTAGCGTACTCTCGCTTCATCGGTGCACTCTGCGCAGCGGCCAAGGAGCAAAAGCGGGTCACGGCCAAGGAGAAGGAAGTAGACAATGAGAAGTTTGCTTTCCGGGTGTTCCTCATCAGATTGGGCTTCGTGGGTGACGAGTACAAGGTTGCGCGTAGAGTCCTGCTGAAGAACCTTTCTGGCAACAGTGCCTTCAAAAGTGGGGCGCCCAAAGCCGAGGTGACACCGGGTGAATAG
- a CDS encoding site-specific DNA-methyltransferase, whose protein sequence is MKTTERFEKVNIDRLVPYARNARTHSKEQILQLRASLREFGFVNPVIVDKDLNVIAGHGRILAAKEEGIAEVPCVFAEHLSEAQKRAYIIADNRLALNAGWDAEMLSVELADLQGADFDISLLGFDDAELNKLLGGMDDVKDDDFDVDAELQKPAITQLGDLWLLGKHRLVCGDSTKAETFELLMDGKQANLTVTDPPYNVNYEGRAGKIKNDNMAGDKFYQFLLAAFTHTEKAMAKDASIYVFHADTEGLNFRRAFSDAGFYLSGTCIWKKQSLVLGRSPYQWQHEPILFGWKKTGKHAWYSDRKQTTIWEFEKSKKNGEHPTMKPVPLIAYPIVNSSMTGCIVLDPFGGSGSTLIASEQTDRMCFTVELDEKYCDVIVKRYIEQVSAKDVYLIRGGEKVHFNEVKVPEHLQ, encoded by the coding sequence ATGAAGACAACCGAGCGCTTTGAGAAAGTGAATATCGACCGGCTAGTGCCGTATGCCAGAAACGCCCGCACCCATAGTAAGGAGCAGATCCTGCAGCTGCGGGCTTCCTTACGGGAGTTTGGCTTCGTAAACCCGGTCATCGTCGACAAAGATCTCAACGTGATTGCTGGCCACGGCCGCATCCTGGCCGCCAAGGAAGAAGGCATAGCCGAGGTGCCCTGTGTATTTGCCGAGCATCTATCTGAGGCTCAGAAGCGCGCCTACATCATCGCAGATAACCGGCTTGCGCTGAATGCTGGCTGGGATGCGGAAATGCTGTCTGTGGAACTTGCGGACCTGCAAGGCGCGGACTTTGACATTTCGCTCCTTGGCTTTGACGATGCCGAGCTCAATAAGCTGCTGGGTGGAATGGATGATGTCAAAGACGATGACTTTGACGTGGATGCCGAGCTTCAAAAGCCCGCCATCACCCAGTTGGGAGATTTGTGGCTGCTGGGCAAGCACCGCCTGGTCTGCGGCGATAGCACTAAGGCTGAAACCTTTGAGCTCCTCATGGATGGGAAGCAGGCCAACCTGACGGTGACGGACCCACCCTACAATGTCAACTACGAAGGTCGCGCCGGGAAAATCAAGAACGACAATATGGCGGGCGACAAGTTCTATCAGTTCCTGCTTGCGGCCTTTACCCACACCGAAAAAGCGATGGCCAAGGATGCAAGCATCTACGTGTTCCATGCTGACACAGAAGGTCTGAACTTCCGCAGGGCCTTTTCTGACGCGGGATTCTATCTTTCCGGGACTTGCATCTGGAAGAAGCAGTCGCTGGTCCTTGGGCGCTCTCCCTACCAGTGGCAGCACGAGCCGATTCTTTTTGGTTGGAAGAAGACCGGCAAGCACGCCTGGTACTCCGACCGGAAGCAGACCACGATATGGGAGTTTGAGAAGTCCAAGAAGAATGGCGAGCATCCTACCATGAAACCGGTACCGCTCATCGCCTATCCCATCGTAAATAGTTCTATGACTGGCTGCATAGTTCTCGATCCCTTCGGTGGAAGCGGCTCTACGCTTATTGCCAGTGAGCAGACGGACAGAATGTGCTTTACCGTAGAGCTCGATGAAAAGTACTGCGATGTCATTGTAAAAAGGTATATTGAGCAGGTATCAGCCAAGGATGTCTATCTCATTCGGGGCGGGGAAAAGGTACACTTCAACGAAGTGAAGGTGCCCGAGCACCTTCAGTAA